The Thalassolituus oleivorans MIL-1 genome includes the window CAACAGAGTATGCTCAATTTTTTTGGCGAGCATTCACGATGCGAGACCACTTATGGGCTAAAAGAGATTTAACCGCTTCGCTAGCAGCGATAAAATTTCTAGCGGATGGCAAAGCCTTATACCCAGGTCAAACCAGTAACAACTGGGGCTTATCGACGGCAATTTTGGGATATAGCGCTCCCGCTATGCTACTAAATAGCTCAGAGCCAGTTGAACGCCAATATCAGTGGTTAGTCGAACATCAACCTAAATACTTAGTGACCTACCCGAGCACACTGCAAGAGCTAGCCAAAATACAAATAAGAGAACAAAAACTAAATAGCTTACATAATATTTCGACATTAGGGGAAACCCTACCTCCATTCGTCAGAACATTAGTAATGGAAGCCTTCAACTGCAAAATTCATGACATCTACAGCTCTCAAGAAATCGGATATATTGCTCTTCAATGTCCTCTATATGACCATTATCATATTCAATTAGAAAATTGCATGGTGGAAATACTAGATGACAATAATCAACCTTGCACCCCTGGCCAAGTGGGTCGTGTTATTGTCACTTCTTTGCAAAATTACTTAATGCCACTCATTCGGTATGAAATTGGTGACTACGCCATTCCTGGAAAAAAATGTGATTGCGGAATTAATTTACCCGTATTAGAACGCATTATTGGTCGCTCACGAAATCTCGTATCTTATCCAAATGGCGATAAAAGCTGGCCAGCCTACAATCCAATGGCATTGATGAATTTATTCCCCCTCGCGCGCTTTCAGATAGAACAACTTAGTGTTGAAGAATTACGACTTAATATTGAAGCGCCAGATACGCCAACATCGGAGCAGTGTCTACAAGCCGAAGAAATAATTCAAAAAGCTATAGGTTACCCTTTCAAAGTAACCGTTCATCTGGTTAATAACGTACCGCGAGCTCCTTCTGGTAAATTCGAAGAGTTTGTCTCAAGGATTTAATTGTGTTTAAACCCGCCACAACCTATCAAGCTATTTTTGATCAGCGAGCAGATGCTTACCACAAGGCCATGTTAGACTGGCCATCGGCACGTGATCAAGAGTTTCAGGCTATACTCAGTGGCTTGGACATTATTCCGAATATGCGCATTCTAGATGTCCCTTCAGGCGGCGGTTACCTTGCCAACTATCTGCCTAATGACACTCATATTCATCATATTGAAACCAGTGAATTATTTGCAAAACTATTCGAGCAACACTGTCATTCGGGTAGCCGTCACCCGATAACACTATGTCAGCTCGATAATTTGCCTGATGCCAGTAACACCATTGACCTAGCCCTAAGTTTGGCGGGTTTACATCACACTGAAGATAAAAAACCACTATTTAGAGAACTCTTTCGAGTTCTTAAAGAAGAAGGAGTTCTAGTTCTAGCTGATGCGCATAAAGATTCTAAAACAGCGGATTTTCTTGATGGCTGGATGGGACAACACAACAGTATGGGCCATCACGGTTGGTACTTCAGTAGCCAAGATTTAATCGACTTAGAACAAGCAGGCTTTATTGTAACCAAAGCTGAAAATCGAAATTACTACTGGTGTTTTGATTCCTCCCAACAAGCTGCTGACTACTGCAAACTCATGTTTGGTATTGACCTAGCATCAGCAACAGAGATAGAAAACGCGCTAGATCAATTACTAGGCTTCGAAACACTGGCGAATGGCAAGGTAGGATTACACTGGCAACTGCACTTCATTACCTGTGTAAAGCCAAAAGCTTAATGAGTTATTGATATCAGCGTATCTTAAAAAAGAAAGTACGTTCCTGTTATTAATATTACCTATTAGAACTCAAAATTCTCATAGGTAACTTCTCACCCCTCTTTAATGATCAAGAAATCATTTCAATAATAGGTAAGCTAACGCCACGGCATAACGGAATATGCATGTCTACCGGGGCTCTCATTTATGGGGAGGCAATGCAGGCAGGTACTAAACCTTCGACTACAATGAAGTAATATCAGCATTTGATCTGGTATCGACCTACTATTAGCGCAGAGAATTAGATATAAACGCGTAACTACTACCGCAAGGCGTTGCAATGACTGCTCTGAAAAAAAACATTTGGTTAATATTCATAATGCTTGTGCTATCAGGGCTAGCTCTGTTAACAATTTTATCAGTATCTCGCTGGAACGGTATGATGAACCATTATTCATTAAGCCAGAGCGGATTAGTGAAACAGTGGTTTGGAAGCTTTTCATCTATTCTTGAACAACAAGAAACCATCATTAGCCTCATCGGTAAAGATATTATGTAAGCGCTCAAGCAACCCCACCTACCAATTTAAATAACCGCCAGTTCTATATTTTCCGGCAGCAGTTTTTCAATATCTTCCACCGTTTCACAGTGCGGCAATCGCGTCAGTACCGTACGTAAATACGCGTAGGGTTCGAGTCCATTCGCTTTGGCGGTTTCTATTATGCTGTACAGCATGGCGCTGGCCTTTGCACCACGTTGACTATCGCTAAACAGCCAATTTTTGCGTCCAATCGCAAACGGTCTGATGGCATTTTCGACTGGGTTGTTGTCTATGTTCAGTCGGCCATCGCTGATGTATACCGTGAGCTTATCCCAGTTTTTATCAAGGTAGGCTAACGCTTCGCCCGTTTTTCCTTTAGGCAGGGTCTGTTGCAACGCTTTATCCAGCCAAGCTCTGAGTTTATTGAGCTGGGGAAGGCTTTTTTCTTGTCGAATTTGATATTTTTGTTCGGCTGATTGGTCTTTGATGCTAGCTTCGATAGCGTAAAGCCCTTTGATCATGGTGATCGCCATATCGGCTTTGCTGACTTTCCCTTTCGGGCTAGGGCTGACTTTTTGCGCCTCGATAAATTTACGACGAGCATGAGCCATGCAGCCTAATGCTGTGACGCCTTCTTGCTGCCCAATTCGGTGATAACCCGCGTAATCATCAGTTTGCAGGTAGCCTTGATAGTCGCCTAATAGCGAGGCTGCAACGTCTGTACGTCGACTACTCGCGTAATCAAATAAGATGATGGGATGTTCTCGATCACCGGTTTTTCGGACCCACATGTAGCTGAGACTTTCGGCCGTTTTATCCGGTTCTTTTAACACCTGCACCCGAGTTTCATCCATGTGGATGTAGTCGCTATCCAGAAGTTGATCATTCAGCAGGTTATAGAGCGGTTGCAGACATTCACTGCTTTTGATCATCCAGTTGGCTAAGGTGTTACGCGGTAAATGAATGCCCATTCGTTTGAAAATGGTTTCCATCCGGTAGAGAGGTAAACCGTCTTGATATTTGGCAACCGCAATGTGGGCGAGTAAGCCTGGGCTGGCATTGCTCTTAGGAAGCGGTTGTTTCGGAAGTTCAGCAATGTGCACGCCGTTTTCGCAGGCCTTACACGCGTATTTTTTGCGGGCATGAACGAGCACCTGAACCACAGCAGGAATAATATCCAGTTGTTCGCTGGTGTCTTCACCGATGCAGGTTTTTACACAGCCACATTCACAACGTTTATCGACTTCAGCAAGATCGTGTTCGATACGTACTCGCGGTAATACCGCAGGCAGAGGTTTACGGCCGGAGGCTTTTTTAGGCGCAGACGATACAGCATCAGAGGCTGATTCTGCGGTGCTCACTTCTGCATCAATGGACTCTGCGATTTCAGGAGCAGAGGCATCATTCTCATGTTCGACTTCATCAAACAATTCGGCTTGCTGATCACTCTTCTCGCTGCTTTTACCAAACTGACGCTGTTTAAACAGAATGATCTGTTCTTCCAAAAACTGGATACGTGATTGTTTTTTATTTAACAGTACTTGATGGTGATGAATTAATTGTTCTTTTTTTTCCAACTGATTCTGTTGCGATTGCAATAACTGACTCTGCGCTAAAAGCTGTTGTTTTAGCGCAACAATATCGTCAGGTAAGTGATCAGCCGGTGGTGTTTTCATGGGGTTGGATTATACCAAATCCGTTAATTTATAGCAGAGTAAAATAGCGTTTCATGCGGTTTATTATTAAAAATATCCAGTCCATCCAATAATAAATTCAGTTGATAACCGTCGATGCAAAGGGATGCAGTGTCGGTCGGCTTTAGCCATTTAAAACGTTGCTTTTCCAACCGTTTGTACCACAGCACAAAGCCATTGCGCTCCCAGTACAGTAGCTTAACTTTATCGCGGTTACGATTACAAAAGACGAACAGCGCATTGATCATGGGGTTGAGTTCTAACTCCTGCTCAATCAGAGCGGACAAGCCATTAATAGACTTGCGCATATCCACCGCGCCTGCGTATAAATACACCTGAACCGATGCGCTAGGCCGAAGCATACAAAAGCCCTCGATCATTGAGAGCCACCAATAGATCGGGTAAGGCCTCGACTGACAGTTCAATCAACACCTGCGAGCCCAATCGTAGTCGTGCCGGAGCCGAAGACGTCAGCGTGATAGGGATCAGAGCCTTGGTTTTCGTCGACTCTGTCTTGGGCGACAAACGTTTACGCCAATACTGAAAATTATGAACGGCTATGTTGTGCTGCTGACAAAAGGCGACTTGGGATAGACCACTCTCGTGCCAGAGATTAAGGTGTTGTTGCCATTGTTCCGATTTGGTCATGAGCTGTCTCGTTAAATAATTTGAAGACAGTTTAGAGGGATTTCGGCGTGGGTTTTAGGTGGGGTTGTTTGAGCGCTTACGGTACTACGGTATTGGCTGAAGGGGTAGAAACCCAAGGACAACTAGAATGCCTAACCACCTGCGGATGTGATCGCTTCCAAGGCTATTACTTTTCTAGACCACTCAGTGCCTTAGCACTTAGCGAGTATATCGAGAAGTAACCAGCGACAGAGGAAAAACACCCTAGCTTAAAGGGTGCTATAGGAAGTAGAGCAGAACAGAAAAAACGTATACAATGCTGCGGCTCAGCGGTCCGTTAAAAGTAACCTGAGTCCTAACCGCCCGTAGCTCAGCTGGATAGAGCGCTGCCCTCCGGAGGCAGAGGTCAGAGGTTCGAATCCTCTCGGGCGGGCCACATCCGAAAGACATTCCCGGTAAGTGATTGCTTACACAATCTTAGTTGTGCCCTAAATGTGCCCGATTTGTGCCCAAGCAAAAAATGACATTTCACTGCTATCTTAATTTTTGACCTCTACCCTAACTATCAATAAGCCCAATAGTCATGCGCCAACGGCGAGCTATTCAGAAGATTCCTGCGTTCGCGCCAATCAGGAAGATACTTGTTCAGCAGTGCCTTAAAACGCTCATTGTGATGACGTTCATGCAGATGTATTAACTCGTGCACTAGAATAAACTCCAAACACTCTGGTGCTTTACGTGCGAGGTCTAAGTTAAGCAGGATTCGCTTAGAAGAAGTATTACAGCTCCCCCATTTCGTTTTCATGCGTTTAATACTAATACAGCTAGGAGTTACTCCTATCTCTTTAATCCAATCAGGTGAAATTTCTTCCAGTCTTTCTTTCAGTAGTGAGCGATAGAATTCGTTCAGTAACTTAATTCTATTATCTTGAGTGGTTGTCGGATTAATCGCCATACGAAGTTTTCGTCCACCAACAGATACGCCATGCTTTCCAGTTGTTTCAACAATATCCAAACGGTAGTGCTTACCCCACAAATAGTGAGATTCACCGTTTACCATTTCACGTTTCGATTGTCGTGGTTGAGCGGTAAAGCTTTTCTGCTGCTTACGTATCCATGGTATTCGACTAATGACCGCCATTCGCAATGCCGTATCCGTCATTTTCTCTGGTACCGATAACCGCACTCGGCCTTCAGGCGGCATGACACTGATATGAAGGTTTTTAATATCTTTGCGGTAAACATCCATGCTTAAGTCGCCGACTTTGAGCATAGGCATTAATCATATTCCTTCTGCGCTTTGGCTATATCAATAACATCTTTCACATCAACATCGTAACCAGCAGCCTCTTGGCGAACAGCATTTGCAATTTCACGCTCTTTAAAACGATCACCTTTCCAATCTGCTTTTTTGGTATAACGAATCGCGCTGTCAATTTTAGTGGCAAGTAATTCATCCTTACCAAAATTATCGTAAAATGCTCTCTTAGCACCAGAATCCATAGAAGAAGGATAGGCAGAAGCAGAATGATTCGGCTGAATGACTTTCCGAGAGAGCTCACGAATCCGCTCTAGATATTCCTGATATTCAATCGCTTTTTCTCTACGCAATAAAATCAATTCATCTAGTAGAGTCGACATCTGTTCGTAATATTTTGGGTTAACCGGATTTTCATCAACGATTGTTCTGCGCACGTTATTTTCAATCGTTTCTGCCATTGCCTCTTGGTTATTTCGAATACCTGTTGGCAATACATCCGCTGCATCGGCGCCCTTTTCTACAATCAATTCAATCAATCCAAGATCTTCAAAGTCCATCAGCACTTCACTATCATCCGCTCGGATATACATATCCAAAAGATGACGCATAGCCGGTTCGAAGCGTTTCATCTCTACCAGATCACCACTGCTTAGCTTTACCTCATCACGCACTTTTTCGAAGTGGGCGACCTCACTACGGATAGACTCGATCTCTTGCGCAGAATAACCGGCATCAGGCATTTCATTTGCCACATTAGCAAAGGCTCGCAACAACTTAGCCACGTTTTGATACAGGGTTAACCGCAACGCTTCTTTCTCGGTAAGCGCATCCCCGTTAGTGCCCGACTCGCCGCAAAAATAATGTCGGTAGTCTGCTTGATCGCGCGGTGCTTTGACTGGCTCACACAAAGCGCGAACCATTTCTAAAGCATTGTCTAAATCAAGCTTCGCTTGCTCTAAACGATCTTTTAATAAACCGGCAACATCATCTTGATCGTACCCATCGAAGGCGCCTTGGGTGTAATCAGAGATCGCTTTATCAAGCGAACGGAACAAATCTTTATAATCAATAATGTAACCGTATTCTTTATCATCACCATCCAGACGGTTTACACGGCAAATAGCCTGAAACAAGTTGTGATCAGCCATCTGCTTATCGATGTATAGATAAGTCGCAGAAGGCGCATCAAAACCCGTGAGTAATTTATCCACCACAATCAGCAGACGCATTTGTCCAGGTTCTTTGACAAACTGCTTCTTAACCTCAATTTCAAACTCTTCGACTCTGCTTGCCGCTTTATCTTCTGACTGCTCAAAATAATCGGCGAGCATCTTGCGATAAATATCGTACTTATGAAGCTTCTCAGTTAAACCTTCGCCGGTTTCTTCACCTTTAATGCTGGCCGCCGTTGGTTGGAAGCTGGTCACAATCGCAACCTTACCGGCCAAATCAGTCTGGCTAAACATCTCATAGGCTTTGCACGCCTGATAAACGCTAGAGCAAACCAACATAGCGTTGCCATAACCGTCCATAAGCCGTGGCTTAGTGTCCATATCAAGTAATATGTCGTTCACTATTTGCTGTAAACGCGACTTACTAGATAGCACCTTTTGCATGGTGCCCCATTTTTGTTTTAACTGAGTTTTTGCTAAACGTGACAAGCCACGTGTTTTAGCTTCAAACCACTCATCGACTTTTTTCTGCGACGTTACATTTTGATCGATGTCTCGCGCCTCATAGCGCAAATCAAGTACCACACCATCGGCAACGGCTTCGTTAAATTTATAGGTATGAATAAAAGGCCCAAACACTTCGACCGATTTCTTCTTATCCCTCTTCATCAATGGTGTTCCAGTAAAACCAACAAACATGGCTTCCGGTAATATTACTTTCATTGCTTCGTGCAGCTTGCCAGACTGAGTTCGGTGACACTCATCGACAAACACAAACAAATCACCTTTAGCTGTAAAATCACTCGGCAGAAAATTCTTTAACTCAGCGATAAATTCATCCGTCGCCACATCGCTTTCTGAATCAGACTGGCGGCCAAACTTATGCACCAAAGAACAAATCAACCAAGGGTTCGGCTGATTCAGGGTTGCAATCAGATCAGTACCACTTCTCGTGCGGTAAATTCCTTCCTCAACGCCCGTAAACACCTTTTCTATTTGCTCATCGAGCTCCGTACGGTCGGTAACAATCAATACTCGACTGGCTTGAACGTTTTCACGAATCCACTTAGCAAGCCATACCATGGTTAAGCTTTTACCCGAACCCTGGGTGTGCCAAATTATACCGCCCTCACGGCGAGCAATATGTGACTTAGCGGCTTCAATACCAAAGAACTGGTTATGACGGCAGGTCTTCTTAACACCCGCATCAAATACGATAAAGTCATGGATTATTTGCAAAAAACGTTTTTTATTGCAGATACGACTGAGATGAAAATCCAGTATATGAGAATACGGATTGGCAATGTCTTCTTTCCATTCCAAATAGTATTTTTCAGGTGTTTCGATGGTGCCGTAACGCAGCCCTTGGGTATCGTTACCCGCCATGACCAGTTGAATGGTCGTGAAAAAATTGCGGATAAAATCTTTCTTCTGGTTATCTAAGTTCTGACGAATACCTTCAGATACCGACACAGATGAGCGCTTTAGCTCAATCACGCCCAAAGCAATGCCATTCACATACAGCACAATATCCGGGCGTTTCGTTTTAGGTGATTCGTTTTCGCCTTTAATAGATACTTCTTCAGCAATCGCAAAATCGTTAGCGTCAGGATTTTTCCAGTCAATCAACCATACAGTTTCATGTTGATGGCCAGCACCTTCTTTATCTTTCACGCCGTAACGTAATAGCTGGTATACGTCTTTATTGGTGTAGTAGAGCTTTTTACCTTCGCCAAGCGCAGCAGAGGTGTCTAACTGACGAATGGCACGAGCAATCAGCGCATCACTCACACCTCGGCTTTTAAGCCAAGTAGTCAGCAAATCGACATCAATATTTTTATTACCAGCTCGGGCCTGCCAGTCACCCAAGTAGCGATAACCCAATTCCGTTTGAAAGAACTGAACTATTCGACTTTGGGTTGCTCTTTCACGCTGACCGACGTTACTCATCTTCTGTCCCTTACTTCCTTAGTTAGATGCCATCCAGTCAACGAACGTGCAACCAAAATTTTACTTTATATTTCAATAAGTTACTGCCTCACCACAGCGCATAGGCAATCATCTGAGCCAGTTCTGTCAATCATCAGTCAACCAAATTTAGTTATTGATAGTTGACCAGCTTATCAATCGCAATCTTCAAACTCTGATCATCAAACAAACCATCTTTACGCTCGGCCCAGCGTATACCAGCAGGCCATTGCTTAAGGGCGTTACGAATTGACGCAACATCAGCAGTAATGCCTTCGCGATTAAGTAACCAATCAACCGTCGCTAACAGCTCCATTCCATATGGGCTTTCAAAGCCATCAATCATGTCCGATGCAAGCGCTAAGGCGGGTAAGTATTCTTTAGCTTCTGAGTTTAAATATGCCTGAACCTTGTCTCGTTTTTCATCCCTAAACCAAATCACATCTAACGGACTGGCATCCGGTATACGTTTATCTGCCTTTAAATAGCTACCGTCTAAACCATTTAACAAATGATCAAGGTTATTAGCATAAGGGCCATAATTGTGGGCTTCGAACTGTAACTGCAAAGGATCATTCAGACCTTTCATATTAATGGCTCGCTGTAAAAACCAAGCCAACTTCTGAATTTCTAACAAACTGCAATCAATACCCAACAACCAATAACGACGCACCAGCTCTGTCACCAGAGCACGCGCGGGCGTGAGCTTCTCAACCCCCTTACGCTTGCTCACATTTTGGTAGGTGGAAGTAGGCTCAAAGACAATCACTCGAACATCGTCAAGATCGCCCAGCGATGCAATAATTCGCGGCTTTACTACATCCCAGCTCAAGCCGCCGTTGCCTGCACCTAAAGGAGGGACGGCAATCGACTTAACGTGATTCTCTTCAATAAACCGACGTAAGTCTTGTAAACCGGCATCAATCCATTCCATTTTTGAAGGCGAACGCCAGTGTTGCTTAGTGGGGAAGTTAACAATCCAACGAGGCCCCATTAGCTCGCCCGTATCCGTGACAAACATTTCACCGGTATTCACCTGATTACGTTTACACGCATCGGCGTACGCCTTCATATTGGCGGGAAAGCGTTCTTTAAACATCAAGGCGATGCCCTTGCCCATAACGCCGACTGTATTCACGGTATTGACCAGTGCTTCAGCATCGGCATCCAATAAATTGCCTGTGGTGTACTCAATCATCCGAATGCGTCTCTATCAGATTATAAAGTCAAGTGCGGTCCTAAATACGCCACATATATATGCTTATTTACTGAGTCAGCATAAAAATGAATACGGTTGCCGTCAGGTAGTTTTACATGATTCTCGCAATAGACCTGCCGACCATCAACTAACCAAAACATACGCTCTTTCTTCTTTTTGGGATCGTTACGGACACTGTCCGATTCACCGCTGACTTCAGATGCTAGGCCCAAATCTCTTAAATACTCATGGCGATAATCAACATACTCACCTGCAAGCCATTTCTCACCAAACGACTCCAACACATTTAGCGCATCACGCGCCTTGAACAATACATCCTGTCTAGCAGACCAACCTTGCAAGCTTGTACCTATTTGATTTGGCAACAAAGTGAGATGAGGAAACAATTCCGTTCTTTGCAACCAAATATCCTTAGCGGTCTTTAACAACGCATTGCGACGTTGTTTGAGTTCATCACCATGCGTATCCAAACTCGCAAAATCACTCAGATTTGAAAGCGTTTCATCTCTTTGTTCTGGTGTCGTCTCAAGATCAAAAACCCATACTTTAATGTGACTATTTGCCCAAACGGACAGTGCCGTGAAACTGGCAAGAAAAATTTCAAAATGAAACGCAGCCAATAGCACCTGCTTGCCTGACGTCTCTCCCGGCAACCCAACTTCCACCGTATCACCAACACTTTCAATATCCACGGCTTCAAAGAGGGGCTGCTTCGTTTCAAGAGATTTAAGAAACCGACACCAATCAGTTAGCTCTGCAGCCTTACTTGCTGAGGCAAACCAATTGCGCACAAAGTAACCATTGGCTAATTCAAGCCCCATCAGCGACTTATCTTGATCTTCATCGACCAGCAAAATTTTCAGCCCAGCAGCTCGACAGACTTTAAGCACCGTAAAAAAAGCCAATAATCCATTATCTGCATCCTCTTTGCTGGCAAATGGCAAAGAGTGATGGTTCAGTACAATTCCATTAGTCATAGCAGCTGATCCAGCTCCTTATCCCATTGATCGAAGAAGCCATCAGGCCAACAGTCAATGCGCCCCTCTTCATCAATATTTGGGTACATTACTTCTGAAGAGTGTACTGGGTTATGAACATCACGCTGCAAGAAGAAAACTTTAACATCACTAGCAGCAACTACTTCCTGTTTCACTGCAACCCGTATACCATTGAGAAAGTGATCGGAATGTGATTCAACAATCAATTGTACGCCGTTATTGGCTGCAATCGCACATAGTCTACCCATCAGAGACTGCCCTGCAGGATGTAGATGTGATTCTGGATTCTCAATAATTAACAAATCACCTTTCGAAG containing:
- a CDS encoding phenylacetate--CoA ligase family protein, producing the protein MISLPSAEEALPLALQFKLLQSEKTPTALQTSLQSKSIQSILAHALSSVPYYQQHPKIRSMNGNIEWNKFPILTRKELQANEELLISKNPPKNHGKHFDFRSSGSTGRPVHTWTTEYAQFFWRAFTMRDHLWAKRDLTASLAAIKFLADGKALYPGQTSNNWGLSTAILGYSAPAMLLNSSEPVERQYQWLVEHQPKYLVTYPSTLQELAKIQIREQKLNSLHNISTLGETLPPFVRTLVMEAFNCKIHDIYSSQEIGYIALQCPLYDHYHIQLENCMVEILDDNNQPCTPGQVGRVIVTSLQNYLMPLIRYEIGDYAIPGKKCDCGINLPVLERIIGRSRNLVSYPNGDKSWPAYNPMALMNLFPLARFQIEQLSVEELRLNIEAPDTPTSEQCLQAEEIIQKAIGYPFKVTVHLVNNVPRAPSGKFEEFVSRI
- a CDS encoding class I SAM-dependent methyltransferase, with the translated sequence MFKPATTYQAIFDQRADAYHKAMLDWPSARDQEFQAILSGLDIIPNMRILDVPSGGGYLANYLPNDTHIHHIETSELFAKLFEQHCHSGSRHPITLCQLDNLPDASNTIDLALSLAGLHHTEDKKPLFRELFRVLKEEGVLVLADAHKDSKTADFLDGWMGQHNSMGHHGWYFSSQDLIDLEQAGFIVTKAENRNYYWCFDSSQQAADYCKLMFGIDLASATEIENALDQLLGFETLANGKVGLHWQLHFITCVKPKA
- the tnpC gene encoding IS66 family transposase, with the translated sequence MKTPPADHLPDDIVALKQQLLAQSQLLQSQQNQLEKKEQLIHHHQVLLNKKQSRIQFLEEQIILFKQRQFGKSSEKSDQQAELFDEVEHENDASAPEIAESIDAEVSTAESASDAVSSAPKKASGRKPLPAVLPRVRIEHDLAEVDKRCECGCVKTCIGEDTSEQLDIIPAVVQVLVHARKKYACKACENGVHIAELPKQPLPKSNASPGLLAHIAVAKYQDGLPLYRMETIFKRMGIHLPRNTLANWMIKSSECLQPLYNLLNDQLLDSDYIHMDETRVQVLKEPDKTAESLSYMWVRKTGDREHPIILFDYASSRRTDVAASLLGDYQGYLQTDDYAGYHRIGQQEGVTALGCMAHARRKFIEAQKVSPSPKGKVSKADMAITMIKGLYAIEASIKDQSAEQKYQIRQEKSLPQLNKLRAWLDKALQQTLPKGKTGEALAYLDKNWDKLTVYISDGRLNIDNNPVENAIRPFAIGRKNWLFSDSQRGAKASAMLYSIIETAKANGLEPYAYLRTVLTRLPHCETVEDIEKLLPENIELAVI
- the tnpB gene encoding IS66 family insertion sequence element accessory protein TnpB (TnpB, as the term is used for proteins encoded by IS66 family insertion elements, is considered an accessory protein, since TnpC, encoded by a neighboring gene, is a DDE family transposase.), which gives rise to MLRPSASVQVYLYAGAVDMRKSINGLSALIEQELELNPMINALFVFCNRNRDKVKLLYWERNGFVLWYKRLEKQRFKWLKPTDTASLCIDGYQLNLLLDGLDIFNNKPHETLFYSAIN
- the tnpA gene encoding IS66 family insertion sequence element accessory protein TnpA — protein: MTKSEQWQQHLNLWHESGLSQVAFCQQHNIAVHNFQYWRKRLSPKTESTKTKALIPITLTSSAPARLRLGSQVLIELSVEALPDLLVALNDRGLLYASA
- a CDS encoding EAL domain-containing protein translates to MSAYGTTVLAEGVETQGQLECLTTCGCDRFQGYYFSRPLSALALSEYIEK
- a CDS encoding M48 family metallopeptidase, producing MPMLKVGDLSMDVYRKDIKNLHISVMPPEGRVRLSVPEKMTDTALRMAVISRIPWIRKQQKSFTAQPRQSKREMVNGESHYLWGKHYRLDIVETTGKHGVSVGGRKLRMAINPTTTQDNRIKLLNEFYRSLLKERLEEISPDWIKEIGVTPSCISIKRMKTKWGSCNTSSKRILLNLDLARKAPECLEFILVHELIHLHERHHNERFKALLNKYLPDWRERRNLLNSSPLAHDYWAY
- a CDS encoding type I restriction endonuclease subunit R, whose amino-acid sequence is MSNVGQRERATQSRIVQFFQTELGYRYLGDWQARAGNKNIDVDLLTTWLKSRGVSDALIARAIRQLDTSAALGEGKKLYYTNKDVYQLLRYGVKDKEGAGHQHETVWLIDWKNPDANDFAIAEEVSIKGENESPKTKRPDIVLYVNGIALGVIELKRSSVSVSEGIRQNLDNQKKDFIRNFFTTIQLVMAGNDTQGLRYGTIETPEKYYLEWKEDIANPYSHILDFHLSRICNKKRFLQIIHDFIVFDAGVKKTCRHNQFFGIEAAKSHIARREGGIIWHTQGSGKSLTMVWLAKWIRENVQASRVLIVTDRTELDEQIEKVFTGVEEGIYRTRSGTDLIATLNQPNPWLICSLVHKFGRQSDSESDVATDEFIAELKNFLPSDFTAKGDLFVFVDECHRTQSGKLHEAMKVILPEAMFVGFTGTPLMKRDKKKSVEVFGPFIHTYKFNEAVADGVVLDLRYEARDIDQNVTSQKKVDEWFEAKTRGLSRLAKTQLKQKWGTMQKVLSSKSRLQQIVNDILLDMDTKPRLMDGYGNAMLVCSSVYQACKAYEMFSQTDLAGKVAIVTSFQPTAASIKGEETGEGLTEKLHKYDIYRKMLADYFEQSEDKAASRVEEFEIEVKKQFVKEPGQMRLLIVVDKLLTGFDAPSATYLYIDKQMADHNLFQAICRVNRLDGDDKEYGYIIDYKDLFRSLDKAISDYTQGAFDGYDQDDVAGLLKDRLEQAKLDLDNALEMVRALCEPVKAPRDQADYRHYFCGESGTNGDALTEKEALRLTLYQNVAKLLRAFANVANEMPDAGYSAQEIESIRSEVAHFEKVRDEVKLSSGDLVEMKRFEPAMRHLLDMYIRADDSEVLMDFEDLGLIELIVEKGADAADVLPTGIRNNQEAMAETIENNVRRTIVDENPVNPKYYEQMSTLLDELILLRREKAIEYQEYLERIRELSRKVIQPNHSASAYPSSMDSGAKRAFYDNFGKDELLATKIDSAIRYTKKADWKGDRFKEREIANAVRQEAAGYDVDVKDVIDIAKAQKEYD
- the darG gene encoding type II toxin-antitoxin system antitoxin DNA ADP-ribosyl glycohydrolase DarG; this translates as MIEYTTGNLLDADAEALVNTVNTVGVMGKGIALMFKERFPANMKAYADACKRNQVNTGEMFVTDTGELMGPRWIVNFPTKQHWRSPSKMEWIDAGLQDLRRFIEENHVKSIAVPPLGAGNGGLSWDVVKPRIIASLGDLDDVRVIVFEPTSTYQNVSKRKGVEKLTPARALVTELVRRYWLLGIDCSLLEIQKLAWFLQRAINMKGLNDPLQLQFEAHNYGPYANNLDHLLNGLDGSYLKADKRIPDASPLDVIWFRDEKRDKVQAYLNSEAKEYLPALALASDMIDGFESPYGMELLATVDWLLNREGITADVASIRNALKQWPAGIRWAERKDGLFDDQSLKIAIDKLVNYQ